Proteins from a genomic interval of Rosa chinensis cultivar Old Blush chromosome 2, RchiOBHm-V2, whole genome shotgun sequence:
- the LOC121051327 gene encoding ATP-dependent DNA helicase PIF1-like: protein MADRETLLHRIVLNNKAYNRWLKVKALVMDEISMVDTEFFESLEYIARKIREVNKSWGGIQIVVGGDFFQLPPIKPQQNSGGKEYAFEADCWNSSFDLQVNLTKVFRQSDPQLIKLLHGIRRGESDPEDLKFLEQACSEAEPDPSVVQLYPRIEDVNRVNASRLESLGNELFVYTAVDSGEESRKPQLEQGIAPKKVTLCKYARVMLVKNLNTWRGLVNGATGTVQGFYVPKNKDITGICHAALPIVKFDLGPELLIEPETWVVTEGDKVVAERKQVPLILAWASSIHKCQGMTLDRLHTDLSKAFENGMVYVALSRVRSLEGLYLSGFDRWKIMVHPKVLQFYKGFSGELGQEGKDDNDSQRQDSMSRSGNGTQRQDSTSCSGNGSQRQSSTRRSGNGNQKDDGSKYVLVHMK, encoded by the coding sequence ATGGCTGATAGAGAGACCTTGCTGCATAGGATTGTCCTAAATAACAAGGCTTACAACAGGTGGTTGAAAGTTAAGGCATTGGTTATGGATGAGATTAGCATGGTGGATACTGAGTTTTTCGAGAGTCTTGAATACATTGCCAGAAAAATACGAGAAGTCAATAAAAGTTGGGGTGGGATTCAGATTGTTGTGGGTGGGGATTTCTTTCAGTTACCTCCCATTAAACCCCAGCAGAATTCAGGGGGAAAAGAATATGCATTTGAAGCCGATTGTTGGAATTCTAGCTTTGACTTGCAGGTTAATCTGACAAAGGTGTTTCGCCAATCAGACCCTCAGCTTATCAAGTTACTTCATGGAATaagaagaggagagagtgaTCCTGAAGACTTAAAGTTTCTTGAACAAGCTTGCTCAGAGGCTGAACCAGATCCTTCTGTGGTACAACTCTATCCAAGGATTGAAGATGTGAATAGAGTGAATGCAAGTAGATTAGAAAGCTTGGGCAATGAACTTTTTGTCTATACAGCTGTTGATAGTGGTGAGGAGTCTAGGAAACCACAGCTTGAACAGGGAATAGCCCCCAAGAAAGTTACTTTGTGTAAATATGCGAGGGTGATGCTGGTCAAGAATTTGAATACTTGGCGTGGCCTGGTGAATGGTGCGACTGGTACAGTTCAGGGATTTTATGTGCCCAAAAATAAGGATATAACAGGCATATGCCATGCTGCTCTACCGATAGTCAAGTTTGATTTGGGGCCAGAACTGTTGATTGAACCAGAAACATGGGTTGTGACAGAGGGAGATAAGGTTGTTGCTGAACGGAAGCAGGTGCCTCTCATATTGGCATGGGCTTCAAGCATTCACAAGTGTCAGGGCATGACTCTTGACCGTCTTCACACTGATCTCTCTAAAGCTTTCGAGAATGGAATGGTTTATGTAGCTCTTTCCCGTGTGAGAAGCTTGGAAGGCCTGTATTTATCTGGTTTCGATCGCTGGAAGATTATGGTGCACCCTAAGGTATTGCAGTTCTATAAAGGTTTTAGTGGTGAACTGGGTCAGGAGGGCAAGGATGATAATGATAGCCAGAGACAAGATAGCATGAGCCGCAGTGGTAATGGCACTCAGAGACAGGATAGTACTAGCTGCAGTGGTAATGGCAGCCAGAGACAAAGTAGCACTAGGCGCAGTGGTAATGGCAACCAGAAAGATGATGGCAGCAAATACGTGCTGGTTCACATGAAATGA
- the LOC112183445 gene encoding protein DETOXIFICATION 41-like, protein MESQNKIPSPDLSSSTAVEEFLEQRGVAFKCWPRLVAWESRLLWSLSASSIIISIANYMLSFVTLAFCGHLSPLELAGASIACVGIQGLAYGIMLGMASAVQTVCGQAYGAKHLGAMGIICQRAFILHLGAAILLTPLYWWSEPMLIAVGQSHMIAEKGQIFSRGLLPQLYAFAINCPQQRFLQAQNIVNPLAFMSVAVFLLHTLLTWLVVDVVNFGLLGAALTLSFSWWLLVIASGVYIVLSPKCKETWTGFSNKAFRGIWPYFKFTVASAFMLCLEIWYSQGLVLLSGLLPNPTTYLDSISICMNYLNWDMTFMLGLSAAASVRVGNELGAGHPKVARFSVFVVNVTSVLISVIFSVIVLILRVQLSKLFASDSEVIKAVSDLTPLLAISIFLNGIQPILSGVAIGSGWQGVVAYVNLFCYYFIGLPIGCVLGFKLKIGVAGIWWGMIIGVFLQTVALVVLTARTNWNAQVT, encoded by the exons ATGGAGAGCCAGAATAAGATTCCGAGTCCTGACTTGTCATCATCCACAGCAGTTGAAGAGTTTCTGGAGCAAAGAGGAGTGGCATTCAAATGCTGGCCTAGGCTTGTTGCATGGGAGTCAAGGCTCCTATGGAGTTTGTCAGCTTCATCAATCATTATCTCTATAGCCAATTACATGCTCAGCTTTGTCACTCTCGCGTTTTGTGGCCATTTGAGTCCATTGGAGCTTGCTGGAGCCTCCATTGCTTGTGTGGGAATTCAAGGCCTCGCTTATGGCATCATG TTGGGGATGGCAAGTGCGGTGCAAACAGTATGCGGACAAGCATATGGAGCCAAACACTTGGGAGCAATGGGGATCATATGCCAAAGAGCATTCATTTTACACTTGGGAGCGGCAATCCTCCTTACACCTCTGTATTGGTGGTCAGAACCAATGCTCATAGCCGTTGGACAATCACATATGATAGCAGAGAAGGGCCAAATCTTTTCCAGGGGTTTACTCCCTCAACTCTATGCATTTGCCATAAACTGTCCCCAGCAAAGGTTCCTTCAAGCGCAAAACATAGTGAACCCTTTGGCATTCATGTCTGTCGCAGTTTTCCTTCTTCACACTCTGCTCACTTGGTTGGTAGTTGATGTTGTCAATTTTGGGCTATTGGGAGCTGCTCTTACTCTCAGCTTCTCTTGGTGGTTGCTTGTAATTGCATCTGGGGTTTACATTGTTCTGAGCCCCAAGTGCAAGGAAACTTGGACTGGCTTCTCTAACAAAGCCTTCAGGGGAATTTGGCCTTATTTTAAGTTCACTGTAGCCTCTGCTTTCATGTTGTG TTTGGAGATATGGTACAGCCAAGGGCTAGTGCTGCTGTCAGGGCTCCTCCCCAACCCTACAACCTACCTAGACTCCATTTCTATTTG CATGAATTACTTGAACTGGGACATGACATTTATGTTAGGCCTAAGTGCAGCTGCCAG TGTTCGAGTCGGTAATGAACTCGGGGCCGGTCATCCAAAGGTGGCcagattttcagtttttgtaGTGAACGTGACCAGCGTCCTAATTAGCGTAATCTTCAGTGTGATTGTATTGATCCTCCGAGTTCAGTTAAGCAAGCTATTTGCAAGTGATTCCGAGGTTATCAAGGCAGTGTCTGATTTAACTCCCCTGCTCGCCATCTCTATTTTCTTGAATGGCATTCAACCTATACTCTCAG GTGTGGCAATTGGAAGTGGATGGCAAGGTGTTGTGGCTTATGTTAACTTGTTTTGTTACTATTTCATTGGTCTTCCAATTGGGTGTGTTCTTGGCTTCAAACTTAAAATAGGAGTAGCA GGTATTTGGTGGGGGATGATTATTGGAGTTTTCTTACAGACGGTAGCTCTAGTTGTGCTCACTGCCAGAACAAATTGGAATGCTCAGGTAACCTAA